Within the Nicotiana tabacum cultivar K326 chromosome 11, ASM71507v2, whole genome shotgun sequence genome, the region GAATCTAAAGAATATATCCATTCGGCCAAAAAGAGCACAGCAAAGTCTTGAACCCAAAACAAGAAGCTTTTGCGCAAAGTACCTCTTCTTTATTCAACAATAAGAAAGTAAGTATTTCTAAATTTGTATCActaatgttttaaaaaaataattgttataTATATGGTGATTCAATGATTCTCATATATATAATTTAGTACTTATGacacaaaaaaaatacttttttgaagttCGTTATGATTATTTTGAACATGATTTCTTTTCTACTTGAGGTAACTATGTACATCAATtttataaataacaaaatatagtttcttcgaaaaatttggttccaattttatgaattaatGTTATCTACTGTATAGCAAGTTCAAAATTAGATTGTGGTTATTGACTATATGTTGGCAATATTTTTCGTGCTTCTCGTGTCTGTTTGGAAGTAGATTTGGTAGCTAGGTTTGTACAAATTTTTGTACATATATATTGGGCGTATGTGAACCTAAATATGTATGACTCCCGACTATATGTTGTTTTGTGTAAATTTTACTTGCAGAACTCTAGAAAAaatgattatttttcaaaagacAATACATAAACGGAAAGACAACACATAAACAAGTTAATAGAAGAAAAGCAttgcttttaattttttttattttgtgaatAATGTGATAATATTTAGCTGGATGAGTATGTGAAGTATATTTGTTGTGTTATGTTGCTTCTTTAAAGATTCTCGATAATGCATTAGTTGGAGTTAGATGAAGATTTTGTCCTAAATATAGATTTTATGAGcatataatatttttatgaattttttgaaaactttTCATTTGTATATTGCTCATAAACTAAGGTTACAAGACTCTAATTAACGACCGAAACCTCTTATTATATATTGAATATTTGGTTAATGCTTACCTTGAGACGTTCCTTTTGCtccttttattctttcactaatCCTTTTAATTTTATCTCAAAATATTTACGCTTATTTGATGCAATGATAATGAATAAATTACATGTTCAAATAATCCTAAGTGTTGGACATACTACGACAACATGTTTTTTCATACGGACAACCTTATGTTGCACTTTCAGAAACGATAATTATGTAGAGAATAAAGTTCTGATCATGACGGAACAACCAAAGTGACAAATGTGAAATCtaactaactaaactaaattaTCATTTTTGTTAGTTCAAATGATATCTATTCTTTTATTTAAGTATTAaattaatgtaataatattaccTAAAAACTGATATTAGCGACGAACAAATTATGTAGCTAAACTGTAAAATCTATTGTTAATCCTATTTAACaacaaattaatcaaagaatattaAAAAATTCTGGTAGTGACGGATCCGTGATGAACTTCGTAGCTAAATCCAGAtattttttgtactatattgATTTCAACATTAGAAAATTATTGCAGTCGACTGAAGACctacgtgcaacgcacgtacataaAAACTAGTAataataaaagcacgaaggcctttaGCAAAATatcattcgccttttttaccctttaaaaattaagTTCACACTATACGAAatagtaattttattattttcttaatatttacaaatagtcatttaattaatctCCTACTATTTAAGAAtggtcatttaattattctcctaATATTTTTAAACTAGGAAAGTTTGTTATTTCcctaatatttagaaatagtcatttaattaatttcctaCTATCTAGAATAGtcattaattattttcctaatatttataaACTAGGAAAGTTTTTCATTCAACTCCATTTATATTTAGGAGTACCAAATTTCTTCTTTAAGGTTTTTAAGGAGatttttttagttaataaaattctgcagttttaatttttctttagttAATAAAGTTTTGACGTAGGAAAGTTAGAAAAGTTTCGGTACTAACTTATTAGGactaattttttataaaatatattagGTGAAAATGAGCCTTTTGAACTTATTTGTGGATTAGGAGtctttattttaataataaaattttctttgtctatttgaactatatataagTTTACCTTGTATAAAGTTTCTTTGTCTATTTACTCATAATTTCAAAAGCACATTATGTTAAGTAGTAAAAACCTAAAGATTTTATCTAGCAAATTAAAATTCATTGTAATTTAGTTTCTTTGGATCCAATAATAAGGCATCAAATGACTGTCGTAGGACaacatttctttatttttttaggcACTTGTACTTTTATCtgtaatttttttaattagtttATAAAGAATATTTCATAATGTTTAATCTTAAAGTTTTGTATATAATGATATAggatacacgcgcaacgcgcgtaccctaaaactaatatatatatatatatatatgtatgtatgtatgtgtgtgtgtctgTGCATGTGTGAATACTcaactaggaaaaataaataatagatccatccggctatttgtgtaaagatctctTTTCTTACCATAACCACCCTCTATATGGGCCTCCACAAAGCATTCCACCAAAagtagaaattcaaaaatagccagatttataactggtcgttcaaaaatagcccaatttcaaaagtaatcgaaatttagccactttttgtgtaaagataaatctgagcgaaaacaccgttcaaaacccgaaaaatacgccagtatattatgctggagttccaacataagtatacttgaactccagcatattatactggagttccaggataagtatgctggaactccagcataatatactggagattggatcATTgttgctccagtctccagtatattatactagaaccagcaaagtataccggtctagcaaaatatactggagttcatacacaggtgcaccgaactccagtatattatgctggaccggtctcagttgcagcaaaatagtgattatttttcattgacttggtaaatgctgactatttttgaatgatcagtccgGAAACTGACTAtaccgtgcaatttttacatctTGCAGACGTCCATATGGAGAAGTAGACGTTGACTTAGTCGTGCCGTTACTTACAGCATTATTCACATTGTTGGAACAAGAaacactaaggggtcgtttggtagggcgtATAAGAATAATGCTAAATAAGGTGCATTCGTAATGCAGGGGTTAGTAATGCATGGGTTAGTAATGCAAACATTAATTATATAGAGATTATTTCTTATGCATTGTTTGGTGtagtgtattaaaaattaaaatgcattgcataatttttaagaaatttaattgtttacaaaaatgccctccatattctttaacttaagggactttaaggataattttgtctttaaccatgctaatgcatgcattaatagcctttgtatagctaatgccatggttttctatgcattagctatacataggataataccaaatagagtGTATAATTAATgtttgtattagttatacataggttgaaaaagtgtaccaaacaaagcattactaatacacaaagTTAATACATGTATTATTTTCTATAACACACTCTATCAAACGACCTCTAACATTAATAACGTGACAACTCACAAGCCTGGACCAGCTAGTTAATTTGTCGAACAAGACATCCGCATGTGCTCTTATTCCACTTGGTTAGACCTCTGCTGTAATAGGCCATAGGATTGACTTCCCTTTTAGATTTGATGAATTCGGAATACAATTAATGGTGTAGAAGTTATGTTATTCACATCCTTAAAAAGTATCATCGGCTGTGTCGTTGTTTTCTCCTCTGAAGTTAAGTACACCGTCTCAAATTatctatcatatttatttttatacgttccttaacaaaaattaaatatgacagatttttttactattttaccattatttatattttaagatgtaatcTCTTTACATAAAATATTTACTTGTAATTGTGATATTTATAGTTTTCAAGAACAACTAATATTAATAAtagaataggaaaaaaataattaatttaatataattttagaAACCACATCTAATTTGAGACGGAAGGATAAATGaccttgtatttttttcttttaaatttgaaacgGGAAGGAGTATTTAAAAATTGTCCGAACAGAAACAGTTGGTGTCCAGCAATGCCGAGGCAAAACTTATTCATCACCAACTAACAATGATGCAGCAGAAGACTTCAAACTTTTCATACAAAaatcaagaaaaggaaaaacacatACTTAGACATTAAGACAAGAACCAGAATCAAAATCCTCTCTGTAATATACAGTATACAACACTTTCCCTCACGTCTCTGTCATTCCAATAAAAATCAGTCAATCCTCTCTATCACACACGTGAAACTTCCAGCTACTTCCCCAACTTTCCTTTTGAAAAGACCAAAAGCAATTTTAcattgagttcagttgcattaaTTGGTTTGATGCCATTAATTTTATTGAGTCGCCTTTGTTTCCTTGCAAAAAAGTTAAGTATCATTTGAGCTCACATAACGGTAACTAATGTCAGTAGCTTGTGGAGCTGAGTGTGTGTTGATTTTAGGTTGTCTCCGTTGGGCATGGAAACGCTGCACGTACACCGGCAATGACGACAGTGATACGTGGCCAACAGCTACCTACGAGGAATTCGAACCAGTTCCACGTATCTGCCGTACAATTCTAGCAGTAAACGAACCAAACCTCCGTAGCCCCAAGTACCCGCCGGAGGGTGGGTACAGGCTAAACCCCGATTGGGTCATTAAACGGGCCACATATGAACAAACATCTGGCAATGCACCTCCGTATTTGATCTACTGTGATCACGAGCACCAAGAGATTGTAGTCGCTATTCGTGGGTTGAATTTACTGAACGAAAGTGATTACAAAGTTTTGTTGGATAATAGGTTGGGGAAACAGATGTTTGATGGAGGGTATGTACATCATGGGTTGTTGAAATCTGCGGTTTGGGTTTTGAATAATGAGTCTGATACTTTGAAGAAGCTTTGGATTGAGAATAGGAAGAGTTACAAGATGATATTTGCAGGTAAATATAGCAAAATAGGCTGGTTGGATTAAATTTTGAGCGAGTTAAAATGGGTCATAATCCAACCTGTTTAACATGAATCAACCtcttcttttttaatatttttttttgcatcttggaaaaaatgtgaaaaatgtGGAGGGGAGCCTTGATGTAATTGGTAAAGATGCTATCATATGACCAGGACGcgttcgagccgtgaaaataaCCTCTTGCTGaagctgcgtacaatagaccctcgTGGTCCGGCCCTTTCCCGGACCCATGTATAGCGGGAGCCGAGTGCACTGGGCTGCCCTTTTTTAGCTTAAGTTCTTATAAGTTTGTATAATTTCCAACCTCCAAAtgtaattttgtatttttggaGTTGGGATGAATTTTTACCCGTCTGGTAGCCTGATAGTTTGATGGGTCATTTCAAGTTCAAGCTGGAGTAAAGTCAACAACAAGTCATCCTACTTTGAACCAATAGTTTAATGGGTCATTTCGAGTTTATCCCAACGGTTGGGCGGATTACGAAAAATTGGTTGATTTTGCCACATCTATTTTGCAGGGCATTCTTTGGGTTCTGGTGTGGCGTCGTTGCTGACAATAATTGTGGCGAATCATAAGGATAGATTAGGGGGAATCCCGAGGAGTCTTTTAAGGTGTTATGCAGTTGCACCAGCGCGGTGCATGTCACTCAACTTGGCTGTTAAGTATGCTGATATAATACACTCTGTGGTATTGCAGGTAAGTGTCGGAAATTAATCCAGAATTTTGAGTCAGTGCGTAGGTAATACACTTTTCACCAGTTATTCTTTTGTGGCAAAGAATGCGGACGTGACACACACTTTgaatattcaaaaaaaattatcttgTATGTAATTCGAATTGATTGGAACTGCCTTCATATGCTGCATTTGCTCATGCAGAGAATGCTTAAATATTGGGAATGTATTCTGGAAGATGTTATTAATAAGTGGTGAGGTGGTCGGTTCAACCGGGAAAAGAGAGATCGACTAGGGACTAATTACTAACGGGTTCAGAGTAATGTAGTAAGTTGATTTAGCTGATAAATATTGGGCATAGGATAATGTAGTCTGCAAATGCTACAAGGAAAGAACCAATTTTTGTAATGAGCAGTTAATCATTCCTTTGATTTACAGTAAAGTTGAATCTTTACTATCTCTTGTTTTTGGAATTTACTGCCAAGAGTGAGAAGTTGAAGACTTGAAGTACATTGAGACAGTTCAACTAGCATCATCTCATCTGTTTTCGGCTGTAAATTTAAGTGCCTCCTGTTATAGATGGCATCTTGATCTATAGGCATTATATATTTATGTGCTAATTTGCCATGAGAAATTCATGAACCATCACATCCAGTGAATTTACAACGTAACCATGACTCTTTCCTAACAGGATGATTTCTTGCCAAGAACAGCCACCCCACTTGAAGATATATTTAAATCCATCTTCTGGTTAGTTTAAATCCACACTCTGTGTGCATAATAAAACTTTCTCTATATTCTCTGATTTCTTGCCGTTGCGTGATTGCTATAATTATCTCTTATACCAGGCATTAATGCTTTCAACAGTTTACCGTGCTTGATATTTTTGGTATGCTTGAGAGATACCTTCATTCCTGAGGGCAGAAAACTCCGAGATCCAAGAAGACTTTATGCACCAGGCCG harbors:
- the LOC107805292 gene encoding uncharacterized protein LOC107805292 translates to MSVACGAECVLILGCLRWAWKRCTYTGNDDSDTWPTATYEEFEPVPRICRTILAVNEPNLRSPKYPPEGGYRLNPDWVIKRATYEQTSGNAPPYLIYCDHEHQEIVVAIRGLNLLNESDYKVLLDNRLGKQMFDGGYVHHGLLKSAVWVLNNESDTLKKLWIENRKSYKMIFAGHSLGSGVASLLTIIVANHKDRLGGIPRSLLRCYAVAPARCMSLNLAVKYADIIHSVVLQDDFLPRTATPLEDIFKSIFCLPCLIFLVCLRDTFIPEGRKLRDPRRLYAPGRMYHIVERKFCRCGRYPPDVRTAIPVDGRFEHIVLSHNATADHGIIWIERESEKALARLKEASAETTTTPPKVQKIERLKTLEKEHKDALERAVSLNIPHAVDADEEESAESITEESSQKQEEDAMTNKAQCSDARTNWDEVVEKLFNRDESGKLRLKRDATGPD